DNA from bacterium:
TCTCAAGCTGGTTCAATCCCACGCGGTTTCCAACGATCCGCGGGGTCAGAACATAACCTTCCACCGCTTGGGCGACAGCGAAAGTCGAGACAACACCCAGTACCTGGCCCCATCCCGAAAAATCAACGAGAAGCACCATGGCTGATGCAAGGATCCCGATAACCGTTCCAACGTAGGGAATGATGAACATGAGACCCGCCACAACACCGATGAGCACGCCGAACCGTATCCCGGTGAGCCCCAG
Protein-coding regions in this window:
- a CDS encoding AI-2E family transporter; amino-acid sequence: LGLTGIRFGVLIGVVAGLMFIIPYVGTVIGILASAMVLLVDFSGWGQVLGVVSTFAVAQAVEGYVLTPRIVGNRVGLNQLETLIAILVGGEMGGLAGLIIAIPAGGILKRTIQFLLPDHPGGPEGEEDQRLYMAAAQDTETRGRGDTESNGDSA